The proteins below are encoded in one region of Gemmatimonadota bacterium:
- a CDS encoding zinc-dependent metalloprotease, translating into MPRRLFATPLFVLIAAPLAAQQPPPPPAAPAATTIATRTAGLARRDGFIPIFLNESTGAIWLELPKGGLRGLMFGTLATGLGSNPIGLDRGSGGSSFVVRFERAGNGVQVIFENWNYRSSGDSLHLRTVLEAFPSTTSATLPILVEEGDRLLVDATEFVLRDWNDVAGTLQRSNEGNYSVARDRSRVYAPFTKAFPANSEIDVSLTFATQGAPGRTVESIVPDGHAFTLRQHLSLLPLPDASYRPRVYDPRTGFFSLDFKDYFQPIQSDLTQRWAQRHRLQRRDPNDPSSPIVQPLVYYLDPGIPEPVKSAMWQGAKFWEEAFNRAGLGGGFRVEWLPAGADPMDARYNVVQWENRNERGWSIGGAIIDPRTGEMIKAMARLDSHRARTDYNIYAALMGADPSPADTAFVLARVRQVTAHEIGHTLGLGHNYIASTYERGSVMDYPAPRVRMNNGRIDLSGAYATGPGEFDIWAIHWGYGIFPPASEADSLRAIVADGLRRGMLFLSDGDARPDYASDPRVNLWDDGSTAEEFLRNQTAVRRFAMSRFGLGNIRAGEPITTLQERFVVLYFWPRFAVNATAKVLGGVEYQFAVKGDGQQVSRVVPAARQRAALDQLLATLAPTELAIPDTILTLLGPRIPGWGDNVELFRTRTRPTFDELGAARTLAQMTIDAILQRERAARLVAASLHDPHALTLGEVIDRLLTLPAPAGSPALAAIGRGTQRAVVDRLLALAADKDATQEVRDLVDLKLEALGRRAGSQVATTNDAVRAHWRGIAGDITRWQTRRELPAPSPALRPPPGDPFGEDAWPE; encoded by the coding sequence ATGCCGCGCCGCCTGTTCGCCACGCCGTTGTTCGTGCTTATCGCTGCGCCTCTTGCCGCGCAGCAGCCGCCACCACCGCCCGCCGCTCCGGCCGCGACGACGATCGCGACCCGGACGGCGGGCTTGGCGCGTCGCGATGGCTTCATTCCGATCTTCCTCAACGAATCGACCGGCGCGATCTGGCTGGAACTACCCAAGGGCGGCCTGCGTGGGCTGATGTTCGGCACGCTTGCCACTGGCCTCGGGTCAAACCCGATCGGGCTCGATCGAGGGAGCGGGGGGTCGTCGTTCGTGGTCCGCTTCGAGCGTGCTGGAAATGGCGTCCAGGTCATCTTCGAGAACTGGAATTACCGATCAAGCGGTGACTCGTTGCATCTTCGCACGGTACTTGAGGCCTTCCCCTCCACCACCAGCGCGACGCTGCCGATTCTCGTGGAAGAGGGCGACCGACTGCTGGTCGATGCCACTGAGTTCGTGCTGCGCGACTGGAACGATGTCGCCGGCACGCTGCAGCGCAGCAATGAGGGGAACTACAGCGTCGCGCGTGATCGCTCGCGAGTCTACGCGCCCTTCACCAAGGCCTTCCCCGCTAACAGCGAAATCGACGTGTCGCTCACCTTTGCGACGCAGGGCGCACCGGGTCGCACGGTGGAGAGCATCGTCCCCGATGGCCACGCCTTCACCCTGCGACAACATCTCTCGCTCCTCCCGCTTCCGGATGCGAGCTATCGGCCACGCGTCTATGACCCGCGCACCGGATTCTTCTCGCTCGACTTCAAGGACTACTTCCAGCCGATACAGAGTGACCTGACGCAGCGATGGGCACAGCGTCACCGGTTGCAGCGGCGCGACCCGAACGACCCCTCGTCGCCGATTGTCCAGCCGCTGGTGTATTACCTCGACCCCGGGATCCCGGAGCCGGTAAAGTCAGCGATGTGGCAGGGCGCCAAGTTCTGGGAGGAGGCCTTCAATCGTGCGGGACTCGGCGGCGGCTTCCGGGTCGAGTGGCTTCCGGCTGGAGCCGACCCGATGGATGCCCGCTACAACGTGGTGCAGTGGGAGAATCGCAACGAGCGCGGCTGGAGCATTGGCGGCGCCATCATTGACCCACGTACGGGTGAAATGATCAAGGCGATGGCGCGCCTCGACTCGCACCGCGCGCGTACCGACTACAACATCTACGCAGCATTGATGGGGGCCGATCCCTCGCCCGCGGACACCGCGTTCGTGCTGGCTCGAGTGCGTCAGGTGACTGCCCACGAAATCGGACACACCCTGGGCCTCGGCCATAATTACATCGCGTCGACGTATGAACGTGGCTCGGTGATGGATTACCCGGCGCCCCGCGTACGGATGAACAACGGTCGCATCGACCTCTCCGGCGCCTACGCCACTGGCCCTGGTGAGTTCGATATCTGGGCGATTCACTGGGGCTACGGAATCTTCCCGCCGGCCAGCGAGGCCGATTCGCTGCGCGCAATCGTGGCCGACGGCCTCCGACGCGGGATGCTCTTTCTCTCCGATGGCGACGCGCGCCCCGACTACGCCAGCGATCCTCGAGTGAACCTCTGGGACGACGGCAGCACGGCCGAGGAATTCCTGCGCAACCAGACGGCGGTACGCCGCTTCGCGATGTCGCGCTTCGGTCTCGGGAATATCCGCGCGGGAGAGCCGATCACGACACTGCAGGAGCGGTTCGTGGTGCTCTACTTCTGGCCTCGCTTCGCCGTCAATGCAACGGCCAAGGTGCTCGGTGGCGTGGAGTATCAGTTCGCCGTGAAGGGCGATGGCCAGCAGGTGAGTCGCGTGGTTCCGGCAGCGCGTCAGCGCGCCGCGCTCGATCAGCTGCTCGCGACACTCGCGCCGACGGAATTGGCGATTCCTGACACGATCCTCACCCTGCTCGGGCCGCGCATTCCCGGGTGGGGCGACAACGTGGAACTCTTCCGCACCCGCACTCGGCCCACCTTCGATGAGCTCGGCGCGGCGCGGACCCTCGCGCAGATGACGATCGACGCGATCCTGCAGCGAGAACGCGCGGCACGCCTCGTCGCGGCTTCGCTGCACGACCCTCACGCACTCACGCTCGGTGAAGTCATTGATCGGCTTCTCACCCTGCCAGCACCGGCAGGCTCGCCAGCTCTCGCGGCAATCGGTCGCGGAACGCAGCGTGCAGTGGTCGACCGCCTGCTCGCACTCGCGGCCGACAAGGACGCGACGCAGGAAGTGCGGGATCTGGTCGACTTGAAGCTCGAAGCACTCGGGCGGCGTGCAGGGAGTCAGGTGGCAACAACGAATGATGCAGTGCGCGCGCATTGGCGCGGCATTGCGGGGGACATCACGAGGTGGCAGACGCGTCGGGAACTTCCGGCGCCCTCACCCGCGTTGCGTCCGCCTCCGGGCGATCCGTTCGGCGAGGATGCCTGGCCGGAGTGA
- a CDS encoding intradiol ring-cleavage dioxygenase: MSTSDDAPIGQILTRRDVLASFGAAGAALLTLNASRPAVEPTPAAVCVVRPAQVEGPYFVDEKLERSDIRSDPTTRVLSPGAPLLLGFRVSRLVRGLCAPLSGATVDVWHCDALGVYSDERDQDARFDSRGKKFLRGYQTTNRAGVVRFVTIYPGWYEGRAVHIHFKIRTAGSSGKHHDFTSQLYFNDTLSDRVHARAPYATKGKGRLPNAADDIFRDQHGEELVLNATRRGGGYSALFDIAVALD; encoded by the coding sequence ATGTCCACCAGCGACGATGCGCCCATCGGTCAGATCCTTACGCGACGTGACGTCCTCGCGTCGTTTGGGGCGGCCGGCGCCGCGCTACTGACCCTGAATGCGTCACGGCCCGCGGTGGAGCCGACCCCCGCGGCGGTCTGCGTCGTGCGGCCCGCACAGGTGGAAGGCCCCTACTTCGTCGACGAAAAACTCGAACGCAGCGACATTCGCTCCGACCCGACGACCAGAGTCCTCTCGCCAGGCGCACCGCTGCTGCTCGGCTTCCGGGTGTCGCGGCTGGTGCGCGGCCTCTGCGCACCACTCAGTGGTGCCACGGTCGACGTCTGGCACTGCGACGCACTCGGGGTCTATTCCGATGAGCGTGATCAGGACGCTCGCTTCGATTCACGCGGAAAGAAGTTTCTGCGCGGCTACCAGACGACCAACCGAGCTGGAGTCGTGCGATTCGTCACGATCTATCCGGGCTGGTACGAGGGGCGGGCGGTGCACATCCATTTCAAGATTCGTACGGCGGGTAGCTCCGGGAAACATCACGACTTCACTTCACAGCTCTATTTCAACGACACGCTCTCCGATCGCGTTCACGCGCGTGCACCGTACGCCACGAAAGGGAAGGGGCGCCTCCCTAATGCGGCCGACGATATCTTTCGCGATCAGCACGGTGAGGAGTTGGTGCTGAATGCCACGCGACGGGGCGGCGGGTACTCAGCCCTCTTCGACATTGCCGTGGCGCTGGACTGA
- a CDS encoding DCC1-like thiol-disulfide oxidoreductase family protein yields MPDGPILFYDGECGLCHASVRWCLRHDRGGIMSYAPLYGPTFHALVREPLPTVETVVLSDGTGIHVGSDAVIRTLGHLGGRWAFAGKLLKAIPRPLRETGYRFVARHRRQWFGGAERCPLPDVTVRERLLP; encoded by the coding sequence GTGCCTGATGGGCCAATCCTCTTCTACGATGGCGAGTGCGGCCTCTGCCATGCCTCGGTCCGCTGGTGTCTGCGCCATGACCGCGGTGGCATCATGTCGTACGCACCATTGTACGGACCGACCTTCCATGCGTTGGTCCGTGAACCGTTGCCGACGGTCGAGACCGTCGTGCTCTCCGACGGTACGGGAATCCACGTCGGGAGCGACGCCGTCATTCGTACCCTTGGGCATCTCGGCGGCCGCTGGGCCTTCGCAGGAAAGCTCCTCAAGGCGATCCCCCGGCCGCTCCGGGAAACGGGCTATCGGTTCGTCGCCCGCCACCGGCGGCAGTGGTTTGGCGGCGCCGAGCGCTGCCCGCTTCCGGATGTGACAGTGCGCGAGCGCTTACTGCCCTGA
- a CDS encoding DedA family protein, producing the protein MDLLRQFVDLFLHLDKHLAELIRNYGIWTYAILFLIIFCETGLVVLPLLPGDSLLFAAGTFAALGDLNPWLLTGLLIVAAVLGDTLNYWIGKKTGNKAFTGEAKFFKREYLERTRGYFEKYGGRTIILARFVPIIRTFAPFVAGVGEMAYGRFLAYNLVGGVAWVSLFVWLGYGFGNIPAVKERFTLVIFGIIAVSVLPIAIEVVKGWMARRRESASSNSQPR; encoded by the coding sequence ATGGATCTCCTGCGGCAGTTCGTCGACCTCTTCCTGCATCTCGACAAGCATCTCGCCGAGCTGATCCGGAACTATGGCATCTGGACCTACGCCATCCTCTTCCTGATCATCTTCTGCGAGACCGGGCTGGTCGTCCTCCCCCTGCTGCCGGGGGACTCCCTCCTCTTCGCGGCCGGCACCTTCGCGGCCCTGGGCGACCTGAACCCCTGGCTCCTCACCGGGCTGCTGATCGTGGCTGCGGTCCTCGGCGACACTCTCAATTACTGGATTGGGAAGAAGACCGGCAACAAGGCGTTCACCGGCGAGGCGAAATTCTTCAAGCGGGAGTACCTCGAGCGGACCCGGGGGTACTTCGAGAAGTACGGCGGCCGGACCATCATCCTGGCCCGGTTCGTCCCGATCATCCGGACCTTCGCGCCATTCGTGGCTGGGGTAGGGGAGATGGCCTATGGCAGGTTCCTGGCCTATAACCTGGTGGGCGGGGTGGCCTGGGTCTCCCTCTTTGTCTGGCTCGGCTACGGCTTCGGGAACATCCCGGCGGTGAAGGAGCGCTTCACCCTGGTGATTTTCGGGATCATCGCCGTGAGCGTCCTGCCGATCGCAATCGAGGTGGTCAAGGGCTGGATGGCGCGTCGGCGAGAAAGCGCTTCAAGTAATTCTCAACCGCGCTAA
- a CDS encoding protein-L-isoaspartate(D-aspartate) O-methyltransferase, with protein sequence MSDGFVGYRSQLVEALQLKGVHDMAVLRAVATIPRHLFVPELLRHQAYEDAALPIGNGQTISQPYVQARSCELLRLSGRERVLEIGTGSGYQTALLSMLTESVFSIERIPELARRAHEVLRTIGCANVSVMHADGTLGWRPDAPYQGIIVAAASPSIPKTLIEQLSPGGRMVIPVGTLEQQELVLVTRHLEGEGWDQVAVHDVRFVPLLGEFGFTA encoded by the coding sequence TTGAGCGACGGTTTCGTCGGCTATCGATCGCAGCTGGTCGAGGCGTTGCAGCTCAAGGGCGTGCACGATATGGCCGTGCTCCGGGCCGTCGCCACGATCCCGCGCCACCTCTTTGTGCCCGAGCTCCTGCGCCATCAGGCCTACGAAGACGCCGCACTCCCGATTGGCAACGGCCAGACCATCTCGCAGCCTTATGTGCAGGCACGTTCCTGTGAACTCCTGCGACTGAGCGGGCGCGAGCGGGTGCTCGAGATCGGCACCGGCTCCGGCTACCAGACCGCGCTGCTCTCGATGCTCACGGAATCGGTCTTCTCGATCGAGCGGATTCCCGAACTGGCCCGGCGCGCGCACGAAGTCCTGCGCACCATCGGCTGCGCCAACGTCTCGGTGATGCACGCCGATGGCACCCTCGGCTGGCGCCCGGACGCCCCGTATCAGGGGATCATCGTCGCCGCGGCCTCACCATCGATCCCCAAGACGCTGATCGAACAGCTCTCGCCGGGCGGCCGGATGGTGATTCCGGTCGGTACCCTCGAGCAGCAGGAGCTGGTGCTGGTGACCCGCCACCTCGAAGGGGAGGGGTGGGATCAGGTCGCGGTCCACGACGTCCGGTTTGTTCCGCTGCTCGGCGAATTCGGCTTCACGGCATAG
- the surE gene encoding 5'/3'-nucleotidase SurE, with amino-acid sequence MHILVANDDGILSPGLQVLAVACQAVGQVTVVAPDREQSAQSHALTMTRPLRPVIRPDGSWQVDGTPTDCVLLALESLMPEQPAFVFSGINHGPNMGEDVLYSGTVSAAMEAVVLGIPGIAFSFASRRDDLLAGYAPLVTRLVKRITSLKEFPANTLLNINLPGIPADEVKGVRVARLGSRVFSESVAKTKDPWGREVYWIGGGKITWSGAEDTDQSAVAAGYVSITPLQMDLTNHKLLDTVRAWQLED; translated from the coding sequence ATGCATATCCTTGTGGCCAACGACGACGGCATTCTCTCCCCCGGACTGCAGGTGCTCGCCGTGGCGTGTCAGGCGGTCGGGCAGGTCACCGTGGTGGCCCCCGACCGCGAGCAGAGCGCCCAGTCGCACGCGCTCACGATGACCCGCCCGCTGCGCCCAGTCATCCGCCCCGATGGCAGCTGGCAGGTGGATGGCACGCCTACCGATTGCGTGCTGCTGGCGCTCGAATCGCTGATGCCGGAACAGCCTGCCTTCGTCTTCAGCGGCATCAATCACGGCCCCAACATGGGTGAGGATGTGTTGTACTCGGGGACCGTCTCCGCCGCGATGGAAGCGGTTGTGCTGGGCATCCCGGGCATCGCGTTCTCGTTCGCGTCGCGCCGCGATGACCTGCTTGCCGGCTATGCGCCACTGGTCACGCGACTGGTCAAGCGCATCACCTCGCTGAAAGAGTTCCCCGCCAACACCTTGCTGAACATCAACCTTCCCGGCATTCCCGCCGACGAGGTGAAGGGTGTCCGTGTGGCTCGCCTCGGATCGCGGGTCTTCTCCGAGTCGGTCGCCAAGACCAAGGATCCCTGGGGGCGCGAGGTCTACTGGATCGGCGGGGGCAAGATCACCTGGTCCGGCGCCGAGGACACCGATCAGAGCGCGGTGGCGGCGGGATATGTCTCGATCACCCCGCTCCAGATGGACCTCACGAACCACAAGCTCCTCGACACGGTCCGGGCATGGCAGCTCGAGGATTGA
- a CDS encoding flippase-like domain-containing protein, translated as MVPPPPDGRKGRLIRLGAFALGLVILVVLVRHAGLELLLSSIKRAGWVLLPVVALWGVVYACNARAWQLLVPNRPAEFTFARAFLLSVNAFALNFATPFLAMGGEPFRVAGATKYLGRSCAVGSVVGFRFLHALAHILVFLLAIVPAAILLPHTPLVLCTLAVVAIVLLLIASFLLSQHRRGVFEKGVATLGKVRLLRPLATRLERHRVTLQELDRELTAIHRQAPWHFQRALAIETMGRILSTLEYALILNALGLSQSLWHGFVVANMSSLITNLLIFIPFEMGTKEGGGFAIFGVLGMDPALGVSAALLSRVRELCWLAIGLACGLLLERNDRHARA; from the coding sequence GTGGTTCCTCCCCCACCGGACGGCCGCAAGGGCAGACTGATCCGGCTCGGCGCTTTTGCGCTAGGGCTGGTGATCCTTGTCGTGCTGGTGCGGCACGCGGGGCTCGAGCTCCTGCTCTCGTCGATCAAGCGCGCGGGATGGGTCCTCCTTCCCGTCGTGGCACTCTGGGGCGTGGTGTACGCCTGCAACGCCCGGGCGTGGCAACTCCTGGTCCCGAACCGCCCGGCCGAATTCACCTTCGCGCGCGCCTTCCTGCTCTCCGTCAATGCGTTCGCACTGAACTTTGCGACGCCCTTTCTCGCGATGGGTGGCGAGCCGTTCCGCGTGGCCGGCGCTACTAAATATCTCGGCCGTTCGTGCGCGGTCGGGTCGGTGGTCGGCTTCCGCTTCCTGCACGCTCTCGCGCACATTCTCGTTTTCCTGCTCGCCATCGTTCCAGCGGCGATCCTCCTGCCCCACACGCCGCTCGTTCTTTGCACCCTCGCCGTCGTCGCCATCGTCCTGCTTCTGATCGCCTCGTTCCTGCTCTCGCAGCATCGCCGCGGGGTCTTCGAGAAGGGAGTCGCCACGCTCGGAAAGGTGCGGTTGCTTCGGCCGCTCGCGACGCGGCTCGAGCGCCATCGCGTCACCCTGCAGGAACTCGATCGAGAACTCACCGCCATTCATCGCCAGGCACCATGGCATTTTCAGCGGGCACTCGCGATCGAGACCATGGGCCGGATCCTTTCGACCCTCGAGTATGCGCTGATCCTCAACGCGCTCGGCCTGAGCCAGTCGCTCTGGCACGGCTTCGTGGTCGCGAACATGTCTTCGTTGATCACCAACCTGCTGATCTTCATCCCGTTCGAGATGGGGACGAAGGAAGGTGGCGGCTTCGCGATTTTCGGGGTGCTGGGAATGGATCCCGCTCTGGGTGTGTCCGCGGCGCTGCTGAGCCGGGTACGCGAGTTGTGCTGGCTGGCGATCGGCCTCGCGTGCGGCCTTCTGCTCGAACGCAACGATCGACACGCTCGGGCCTGA
- a CDS encoding MerR family transcriptional regulator, whose product MTLPHPIQQFFSIGEVCALTDLKPHVLRYWESQFRFLNPAKNRSGNRVYKSREVELIMLVKHLLYTEKFTIEGARQRLDHFRRTGELKQAARDAMRYETVREVRDEIADVLALLDGREPAIRAEVEADKAGA is encoded by the coding sequence ATGACCCTGCCACATCCGATTCAGCAATTCTTCTCGATCGGCGAGGTCTGTGCGCTCACCGATCTCAAGCCGCATGTGCTTCGCTATTGGGAAAGTCAGTTCCGCTTTCTCAATCCGGCGAAGAATCGCTCCGGCAACCGCGTCTACAAGTCGCGCGAAGTCGAGCTGATCATGCTGGTGAAGCATCTGCTCTACACCGAGAAGTTCACCATCGAGGGCGCCCGTCAGCGACTCGACCATTTCCGGCGCACCGGTGAGCTCAAGCAGGCGGCCCGCGATGCGATGCGCTATGAGACCGTGCGCGAAGTGCGCGATGAGATCGCCGATGTGCTGGCGCTGCTCGATGGGCGGGAACCGGCGATTCGAGCCGAGGTCGAGGCCGACAAAGCCGGGGCGTAG